GCAACCGGCGTCCTAGTCTGCCTCTTGTCAGAATGTATTACGTTAACCTTATTAATCCTTTCAGACCTTGGCTCAGAGGAAAGTGATTTTCCGGTAGGTTTTCCCTGAGCAGCCGGGCGTTTGGAATAATCCGGCTTTGTATGAGATGTTTTTTGAGAATCTTTGGTGTGTACGTTTTTCTTTTTAATACTAGTTAAGTCTGAGGAAGTTGAACGAGGAGCTTTCTCCTTTAAAGAATTGGTTTTTATCCATTGGTCTGCCTCCCCTAATGCCTTATTAAAGGTACCATCGTCCGGCAACTCCTCCTCCGGTATCAAAGCCCCAATATGTTCTTCAATCTCATATAAACTAATAATGTCATCACCCGTAACAAGTGAAAAAGCTCGACCGTCATGTCCCGCTCTGCCCGTTCGACCAATTCTATGGACGTAGTTATCCTTGTCATTGGGGACGTCGTAGTTTATTACCAGAGAAAGACCTTCAATATGGATACCCCTTGCAGCAACATCTGTTGCCACCAGCAGATGGAACTTTCCCTGTTTGAATTGCTGTATGGTATTCAGGCGCTTACTCTGCGGGATATCACCGTGAAGTGCCTGAGAAGAATAGCCCTTTTTGGTGAGGAAGCTCTGAACTCTGTCAACAGCCGCTTTGGTATTACAGAAAATCATGCAGCTTTCCGGCTTTTCGACTATAAGCAGGCGGTTCAACTGAGTATTCTTTTCATTATAATTAACTCTGTAATACACCTGGTGAATAGTATCCACAGTTTTAGTCAGTGATTCGATCTCTATAGTAGTCGGATTTTGCATATATCTGCTGCAAATATTATGTATTTCAGGAGGCATAGTAGCAGAAAACAGAAGGGTTATCCTCTCTTTGGGTAAAGTCTTTATAATCCTTACAACCTGATCCAGAAAGCCCATGTCAAGCATTCTGTCTGCTTCATCGAGGACCAGGAAACGAATATTTTTTGTGACCAGTGAACCATGACTTATATGATCAAACACACGTCCCGGTGTTCCCGTAACAATTGATACACCCTTTTTAAGAATCTGAGTTTCTACATTAATATTATGTTGACCGTACACAGCAGTAGTTTTATGCTCGAGATATTTTGCCATTTTATTAATGTCGCTGTCCACCTGTACTGCCAGTTCTCTTGCCGGAGTTAAAATAAGTCCTAGGGGACCTTCCACCTCGGGATCAGTCATCTGTAGCATTGAAACTCCGAAAACCGCTGTTTTCCCGCTGCCTGTCTTGGACATAACAATCAAATCTTCATTATTAAGAATATGCGGAATTGCCTTGCTCTGGACTTCAGTGGGGGTTTTAAAGCCCATGTCGTCAATAGCTTTTAAAATAGGGGCTGAGATGCCCAACTCATTAAATGTTTTGTTCATTGTAATCTTCTTTCGTTAAAATTATATTGTTAATTATAACATTTAGTTAATGGTTGTTCTATACTAAGGGGAAAACAGGTTGTATATAAAAACACTGCTTGACTTTTTAATATATATATGTTAAATTTAATATTGCTCCTGTGTAAGTCTTTTTTTTTATGTCAAAAATGATTAAAAAACATACATGGAGAAAATACAATTTGAGCGGCTGGAGGTGTTATTGATGAGAGTTAAGATTACGCTCGCATGTACTGATTGTAAACAGAGAAATTATTCTAACATGAAGAATAAGAAGAATGACCCTGATAGACTTGAACTTAAAAAATATTGCAAATTCTGTCACAAGCACACTGTTCACAAGGAAACAAAATAGTTTTGTGCAAAAGGGCAGCAATGTTTAATTATACGTATTTTGTGTCAACAATTACGGTATAACTGCCAATTATATTTAAATATTATTATTGGGAAGTGATTAAAATGGCTGAAAACGAGGTTAAAAAAGTATCTCGGTTAAAGAAGAGTGGCCAAGGAATTGTAAAGTTGTATAAAGAGATCAAGGCTGAGCTGAAGAAAGTTATTTGGCCAAATAGAACTCAGCTTATAAACAATACCGCGACAGTACTTATTTTCTGCCTGATTGTTGGCGCGATAATATGGGTTTCTGATTTCGGATTTACGAAGCTAGCTGAGGTTGTATTTACGAAGTAATTGGTTCACAAGAATTAGAGGGAGGACATGGGGCTCTTGTTGGATGGGCCTGTTTTTGATATGTCTGAAGAAACTAAGTGGTACGTTGTTCACACCTATTCAGGGTATGAAAACAAAGTTAAAGCAAATCTTGAAAAGATAGTTGAAAACAGAAGTATGCAGGATTACATCGTTGACATTGTTGTTCCGATGGAAGAGCAGATTGAGATCAAGGACGGCAAGAAAAAGGCTACTTTAAAGAAAGTATTTCCTGGGTATGTTCTTGTCAAAATGATTATGTCGGACGAGTCTTGGTATATCGTTAGAAATACCAGAGGGGTTACCGGCTTTGTAGGACCTGGATCAAAACCAGTGCCTTTGTCTGATGACGAAGTTAAGGCAATGGGAGTTGAAGAATTTGCTCCGGAAGTAGATTACGAAGTTAATGATAATGTCAGAGTTACATCCGGACCTCTTGAAAACTTTATCGGGATTGTCGAAGAGATTAATCTTGAGAAAAAGAAGGTTAGAGTTTCTGTATCAATGTTTGGCAGAGAGACTCCTGTTGAACTTGAATTGACACAGATTCAGAAAATTTAGGCCATAAGGCAGATAAGGCAGTTAAACTGTTTTATCATTTTAATAAATCAAAATAAGCAATTGGTAAGAAATTTGGGAGGTGGAATTAATGGCAAAGAAAATTGCAGGTTACGTAAAACTTCAAATTCCTGCGGGGAAGGCAACTCCGGCTCCACCGGTTGGACCAGCATTAGGACAGCATGGCGTTAACATTATGGGTTTTTGTAAGGAATTTAACGAGAGAACAGCGAAAGATGCAGGACTTATTATTCCTGTTGTAATAACTGTATACGCTGATAGATCGTTTTCCTTCATAACAAAGACTCCTCCGGCGGCTGTTCTACTGAAAAAGGCGTGCAAAATTGAGAGCGGCTCTGGTAAGCCAAACAAGGATAAAGTTGCGAAGATTACAATGGATGAAGTCCGTAAAATAGCTGAGCAGAAAATGCCTGATTTAAATGCGGCAAGTGTTGATGCAGCAGCAAGAATGATTGCTGGTACAGCTCGCAGTATGGGTATCGTAGTAGTTGAATAATTTTCAGGCGATGTACGAAAGTGCAAAGACTGCTCGTAATGCAGTTTTGACAATTCGTGGGAGGAAACTTTAAGTTTCCGACAATAATTAACCACTTAAGGAGTGTGACAAATGTTTAGAGGAAAGAAGTATCAAGAAAGCTCAAAACTTATTGATAGATTAAAGCTTTATGAACCTTCAGAGGCTCTTGAACTTACTCAGAAAACTGCTAAGGCAAAGTTTGATGAGACAATCGAAGTTCATGTTAAGCTTGGTGTTGACTCCAGACATGCAGACCAACAGGTTAGAGGTGCGGTAGTACTTCCTCACGGAACTGGTAAAAAGGTTAGAGTGTTGGTATTTGCAAAAGGAGATAAGGCAAAGGAAGCAGAACAAGCCGGAGCTGATTTTGTTGGTGCAGAAGAATTAGTATCAAAAATTCAGAACGAGAACTGGTTTGAATATGATGTAGTTGTAGCAACTCCTGACATGATGGGTGTTGTTGGTAGATTAGGTAAGGTGTTAGGTCCTAAGGGTCTTATGCCTAACCCAAAAGCAGGTACTGTATCAATGGACGTAGCAAGAGCTATTGCCGATATTAAAGCCGGTAAGATTGAGTACAGACTTGACAAGACAAATATAATTCACTGCCCTATCGGAAAAGCATCATTTGGTAATGAGAAGCTTATGGATAATTTCCGTACTCTTCTTGGAGCAATTATAAAGGCTAAGCCAGCTGCTGCAAAGGGTCAGTATTTAAAGAGTGTTGTTGTTACTTCAACAATGGGACCTGGTATAAAAATCAATCCATTGAGAGTTGAATAATACTTAGTAAAAAAAGGTACTTTACAAATAACTTGTTTAGTATTATTATATTATAGGAAATTGAATATTGTGCCATAGACAGTAGGTGCTCAACGGATTCTATACCGCAAGCATAATTGATTGGAAATCATCCTACCGAGGTTTTATTAATAACGAATTAATTACCCTTTGTATGTCTATGCACAAACAAAGGGTTTTTTATTTATATTTTTTATAAATAAACTGCTATTAAACAAAAGGAGGTGGATGTTTTGCCTAGTAACAAGATTCTTGAACAGAAGAAACAAGTTGTAACAGATTTAACTGAAAAGATAAAGTCTGCACAATCAATTGTACTTGCTGATTATAGAGGATTAACTGTTGAACAGGACACAGAACTCAGAAACGCTCTTAGAAAAGCCGGAGTTGAATACAAGGTAGTTAAGAATACATTAACAAGCCTTGCAATGAAGGAAAGCGGAATTGAGTTAGATGACTTTTTAACAGGACCAACAGCGATGGCTATCAGTTCATCTGATGCTGTAGCACCTGCAAAGGTTCTTTCAGAGTTTGCAAAGAAATTTGATAAACTCGAACTTAAAGTAGGTGTTGTTGAAGGTAAGGTTATAGATCTTGAAGGTGTTAAGGCTCTTGCTGAATTACCATCACGTGAGGTACTTATTGCAAAGGTTTTGGGTGGCTTCAATGCTCCTATATCCGGTTTTGTAAATGTATTGAACGGCAATATGAGAGGTTTGGTTGTAGCATTGAATGCTATTGCTGAACAAAAAGCAAATGCTTAATTTTATTAAGAAGCTTTAAATATTAAAAAATTATTAAAAACAAAAATTATTTGGAGGTATTATACAATGGCTAGCGAAAAGGTTTTAAAGTTAATTGAAGATGTAAAGAATTTGACAGTATTAGAATTATCAGAACTCGTAAAGGCTCTTGAAGAAGAATTCGGAGTATCAGCAGCAGCTCCTGTAGCAGTTGCAGCAGCACCTGCAGCAGGTGGAGCAGCTCCAGCAGCAGAAGAAAAGACTGAATTCAACGTTATATTGAAGGACGTTGGAGCAGACAAAATCAAGGTTATCAAAGTTGTTAGAGAAGCAACTGGTCTTGGTTTGAAAGAAGCTAAGGATCTCGTTGATGGCGCACCTAAGACTATCAAAGAGAACGTTTCAAAGGACGAAGCAGCTTCAATCGAAGCTAAATTCAAGGAAGTTGGAGCAACTATTGAAATTAAGTAATTTCAACTGAATAAAAAAGAGGCACTCAGTGAGCGCCTCTTTTTTTTAAATCTAAGTTAAACTAAATTAGTTTAAGTTAAATATATGCAATATGTAGAAAAACAAAATAAAAAAACGCCTTATTTAATGCGTTTTTATGATTGACAAGCTATACATGCTATGATATAATTATACACTGCATTAAAATTCTATTATCATTTCCAAGTCGAAGAATTCGTACTTGATGTACATAATTATAGCATATACGAATAAACAAGACAATAATTGTTAATAATATTTTAATGTTTGCTATGGGTTTATTATATGTAGGTTTTAGAAATATATACGGAATCAGAAGTACCTGAAAAAATTACTAAACCATGCCCTAATAAATCTTAGTTTAGTTATTAGTTGTAACTGCAGTTAATTTGATTTACGATTTTACATAATATAATTCTAATTATGTGAAATTTTAAAATATTCCTAATAAAGTCATAAGTTTATGAGGTGATATAAATATGGTACAACCCGTAAAATTGGGTAGAAACACCAGGATGAGTTATTCCAAAATGCGAGAAGTACTGGAAATGCCAAATCTGATAGAGGTTCAAAAGAACTCATATCAATGGTTTTTGGATGAAGGACTTCGTGAAGTTTTCAGAGATATTTCCCCGATAACAGATTATACTGGAAACTTGATATTGGATTTTGTGGATTATTCGCTTGATGATACGCCAAAGTATAGTGTCGAAGAATGTAAGGAAAGGGACACTACATACTCAGCCCCTCTCAAGGCGAAGGTAAGATTAATTAACAAGGAGTCTGGAGAAGTAAAAGAGCAGGAAATCTTTATGGGTGATTTTCCTCTTATGACAGACACAGGAACCTTTATAATTAATGGTGCAGAGCGTGTAATTGTCAGCCAGTTGGTAAGGTCACCTGGTATTTACTATTCAATGAAGTTTGACCGTGTTGGTAAAAAGCTGTACTCAAACACAGTTATTCCTAACAGGGGAGCATGGCTTGAATACGAAACAGACTCAAACGATATACTTTCAGTCAGAATAGACAGGACAAGAAAATTGCCTCTAACTGTACTGCTCAGAGCATTAGGGTACGGTACTGACTTTGAGATTACGCAATTGTTGGGTGAAGATGAAAG
This region of Clostridium sp. BNL1100 genomic DNA includes:
- a CDS encoding DEAD/DEAH box helicase, whose protein sequence is MNKTFNELGISAPILKAIDDMGFKTPTEVQSKAIPHILNNEDLIVMSKTGSGKTAVFGVSMLQMTDPEVEGPLGLILTPARELAVQVDSDINKMAKYLEHKTTAVYGQHNINVETQILKKGVSIVTGTPGRVFDHISHGSLVTKNIRFLVLDEADRMLDMGFLDQVVRIIKTLPKERITLLFSATMPPEIHNICSRYMQNPTTIEIESLTKTVDTIHQVYYRVNYNEKNTQLNRLLIVEKPESCMIFCNTKAAVDRVQSFLTKKGYSSQALHGDIPQSKRLNTIQQFKQGKFHLLVATDVAARGIHIEGLSLVINYDVPNDKDNYVHRIGRTGRAGHDGRAFSLVTGDDIISLYEIEEHIGALIPEEELPDDGTFNKALGEADQWIKTNSLKEKAPRSTSSDLTSIKKKNVHTKDSQKTSHTKPDYSKRPAAQGKPTGKSLSSEPRSERINKVNVIHSDKRQTRTPVAPVKSSKPPIRSVSRHVSPNSPGLNSTDMRHSATASSNSKVGTVGFINAESSASNTNINKQPLIKRIFNRIFGR
- the rpmG gene encoding 50S ribosomal protein L33; the protein is MRVKITLACTDCKQRNYSNMKNKKNDPDRLELKKYCKFCHKHTVHKETK
- the secE gene encoding preprotein translocase subunit SecE; amino-acid sequence: MAENEVKKVSRLKKSGQGIVKLYKEIKAELKKVIWPNRTQLINNTATVLIFCLIVGAIIWVSDFGFTKLAEVVFTK
- the nusG gene encoding transcription termination/antitermination protein NusG encodes the protein MGLLLDGPVFDMSEETKWYVVHTYSGYENKVKANLEKIVENRSMQDYIVDIVVPMEEQIEIKDGKKKATLKKVFPGYVLVKMIMSDESWYIVRNTRGVTGFVGPGSKPVPLSDDEVKAMGVEEFAPEVDYEVNDNVRVTSGPLENFIGIVEEINLEKKKVRVSVSMFGRETPVELELTQIQKI
- the rplK gene encoding 50S ribosomal protein L11, which translates into the protein MAKKIAGYVKLQIPAGKATPAPPVGPALGQHGVNIMGFCKEFNERTAKDAGLIIPVVITVYADRSFSFITKTPPAAVLLKKACKIESGSGKPNKDKVAKITMDEVRKIAEQKMPDLNAASVDAAARMIAGTARSMGIVVVE
- the rplA gene encoding 50S ribosomal protein L1; translated protein: MFRGKKYQESSKLIDRLKLYEPSEALELTQKTAKAKFDETIEVHVKLGVDSRHADQQVRGAVVLPHGTGKKVRVLVFAKGDKAKEAEQAGADFVGAEELVSKIQNENWFEYDVVVATPDMMGVVGRLGKVLGPKGLMPNPKAGTVSMDVARAIADIKAGKIEYRLDKTNIIHCPIGKASFGNEKLMDNFRTLLGAIIKAKPAAAKGQYLKSVVVTSTMGPGIKINPLRVE
- the rplJ gene encoding 50S ribosomal protein L10 codes for the protein MPSNKILEQKKQVVTDLTEKIKSAQSIVLADYRGLTVEQDTELRNALRKAGVEYKVVKNTLTSLAMKESGIELDDFLTGPTAMAISSSDAVAPAKVLSEFAKKFDKLELKVGVVEGKVIDLEGVKALAELPSREVLIAKVLGGFNAPISGFVNVLNGNMRGLVVALNAIAEQKANA
- the rplL gene encoding 50S ribosomal protein L7/L12, translating into MASEKVLKLIEDVKNLTVLELSELVKALEEEFGVSAAAPVAVAAAPAAGGAAPAAEEKTEFNVILKDVGADKIKVIKVVREATGLGLKEAKDLVDGAPKTIKENVSKDEAASIEAKFKEVGATIEIK